CATGCCCACTCCTTCTACGTTGCTGGTTGCTATCCAATCTAGCATCAGTGCTCGTTCATCTTATATTTTGTGGCCTCACAGGCCTCTATGGCTTTTTCTGTAGGTTTTTTCGTGCTTTCTCCGTTTCGGACATTCGTTTTTATTTGCGGACATTGTCAGTGTTCGCATTCCCGTTTCATTTATACTTGGAAACGGTATGGCGGGCGTTTGCCATCGGCGGTTTCACACATCGGTTTAAGGGGTTTCCATGGATAAAGCGGTCATCACGGTGGTCGGGCAGGACACTGTCGGCATCATCGCCCAGGTCTGCACTTACCTTTCGCAGCACAAAGTCAACGTTCTCGACATCTCGCAGACCATCATCGATGGGTTCTTCAACATGATGATGATTGTCGATTACGGCAAGTCCGATGAGGAATTCTCGGCACTTGTCGACGGGCTTGAGGAGCTCGGCGACAAGATCGGCGTGCGTATCCGCTGCCAGCGCGAGGAAATCTTCACGCGTATGCACCGCGTCTGAGCGAAGTGATGCATATTTTCTAACAATTGTCTTTGTCAACCCATCAAATCTCTCTTTTTGAGCCCTCTTGGCGCACCAAGAGGCCAAATAAAGTGTGAATGAAGGTAATTGTGGCATTTTTCGGGGTTCTTGGCGCGCCAAGTGGCCCGAAAATGAATGAATTGGATTTGATTCAGTAAAAAATGGCCTACTTGGTGCGCCAAGAGGTGTCATATAAAGAGATTTGTCCCGGAATTTTATAAGAGAGGCTAACAATGCTGAATATCATGGAGGTCCACGAGACCAATCAGATGATCGAGCAGGAAAAGCTCGACGTGCGCACCATCACCATGGGCATCTCGCTGCTCGACTGCGCGGCGGCGGACGTGGACACGGTCTGCGACAACATCTATAACAAAATCACCGACAAAGCCCGCGACCTGGTGAAGGTCGGCAAGGCCATCGAACGGGACTTTGGTATCCCGATCGTCAACAAGCGCATCACCGTCACTCCGATTGCGCTGGTGGGCGCGAGTTCCTGCAAGTCGCCGGCCGATTTCGTGCGTATCGCCCACGCGCTTGACCGCGCGGCCAAGGAGGTCGGCGTCGACCTCATCGGCGGATACAGCGCGTTGGTATCCAAGTCGATGACACCCGCCGAACACATGCTCATCGAATCGATTCCGCAAGCATTATGGGAAACCGATATCGTCTGCTCGTCGGTCAACGTCGGCTCCACCAAAACCGGCATCGACATGGATGCCGTCGAACTTTTGGGCCACGTCGTCAAAGACACTGCCTACGCCACGCGCGACAACGACAG
The window above is part of the Bifidobacterium sp. ESL0732 genome. Proteins encoded here:
- a CDS encoding ACT domain-containing protein, whose amino-acid sequence is MDKAVITVVGQDTVGIIAQVCTYLSQHKVNVLDISQTIIDGFFNMMMIVDYGKSDEEFSALVDGLEELGDKIGVRIRCQREEIFTRMHRV